A window of the Desulforapulum autotrophicum HRM2 genome harbors these coding sequences:
- a CDS encoding prepilin peptidase, whose amino-acid sequence MTIPMVLTIIIFFTGACIGSFLNVCIYRIPLHLSIVWPGSACPRCKTPLPFYLNIPILSYILIRGKCRFCHAPISIRYPLVEALTGFLALAVTAKFGITPATLFYFTFAATLVVISFIDIDFQIIPDIISLPGILVFASASVFIPRMDFMDTILGIVAGGGTLYLVALVYYLIRKEEGMGGGDIKLLAMIGGVVGWQGVAFTLFAGSLMGTAGGVIIMVLTRLGDVKLKIPFGPFLSAGSLVYIFFGEPIINWYFSLL is encoded by the coding sequence ATGACCATACCCATGGTATTGACCATTATAATTTTCTTCACAGGGGCATGCATCGGAAGTTTTTTAAACGTCTGCATCTATCGGATTCCCCTCCATCTGTCCATTGTCTGGCCAGGCTCAGCCTGCCCCCGCTGCAAGACCCCCCTGCCCTTTTATCTGAATATACCGATTTTAAGTTATATCCTCATCAGGGGAAAATGCAGATTCTGTCATGCACCCATTTCCATTCGATATCCCCTTGTGGAAGCGTTGACAGGCTTCCTGGCCCTGGCTGTCACGGCAAAGTTCGGGATCACTCCTGCCACTCTTTTTTATTTTACCTTTGCAGCCACCCTTGTGGTCATCTCATTCATCGACATTGACTTTCAGATCATTCCGGACATCATCTCCCTTCCCGGCATCCTCGTATTTGCGTCGGCTTCTGTGTTTATTCCCCGGATGGATTTCATGGACACGATCCTGGGAATTGTCGCCGGCGGAGGGACCCTCTACCTGGTGGCCCTGGTTTATTATCTTATCAGAAAAGAAGAGGGCATGGGCGGCGGTGACATCAAGCTGCTTGCCATGATCGGTGGCGTGGTCGGCTGGCAGGGGGTGGCATTCACTCTTTTTGCCGGTTCTTTGATGGGTACGGCAGGCGGGGTCATCATCATGGTCCTCACAAGGCTTGGGGACGTCAAGCTCAAAATTCCCTTTGGCCCCTTTTTGTCCGCAGGCAGCCTTGTCTACATTTTCTTCGGTGAACCCATTATAAACTGGTACTTCAGTCTGCTTTAG